The region AGACAATGCGGCCCGAACTATTTAGAATTGATACCGCCATCACCGCCAGCGTTCCCTGCGCCAGAATTTGCGAAAATTGCACCGCCGTAATGATTCCGGCGATCTTTGCAAAACCGGACGCAACCTGCGCCTGCCAGATATTTACCAAATTCATTATCACCATCAATCCCGCCGCACAACCGATAAAATAGGTAATCCACAAAATCCAAAAGCGGCGGGTTTGGACCATCTCCTTGGTCGTGAAATCAGCCTTTTGATTGATGGCGGCCACCGGCGGCATCCATCCGGCGGGACAATAACCGGCCGGCGGCACGCGCATTAACTGCGCTCCGGCCACAATGGCAAAAAAATAAACCAAACCAAGATAAAACAATGCCGCCATAATGCCGATATGGGCGATCAGATAACTCGCGAGCGGCGCAAACACCAATCCTCCGGCGCCAAATCCCGCCACTGCCAGTCCGGTAATCAGGCCGCGCTTGTCCGGAAACCATTTCACGCAGGTTGCGATCGGGCAGACATAAGCCGCGTAAATACCGATGCCGCCCAAAACTCCGAATCCGAATACAAACTGGAGCAAAGTTTGCGCTTTAGCGGCAATACACATTCCCAATAATAATATAAACGCGCCAATTATGGCGGTTATTTTGGGTCCGATTTTATCTTGAATCTTGCCCGCAACAATCATGATTAACGCGCCTATTCCCAGCAGAACTTGGGCTGGCAGAGCGATATCGGTTGCCGACCAGGTTGGAAAATGTTCTTTCAAGGCCGGCTTAAAAACACTGTAAATATAGATCGCGCCCAGGCTAACCTGGATAAGCAAAGCCCCCAGCACCACGAACCAGCGGTTATGTTTCATAAATTTATGATTATTACGCCATTCTATCAAACCCCGCCGTTAAAGCAATTGCAATCGGGCTATTTTTTGCTATTGTATATTTGTTGAATTTGCTTCATTTGAGTTCGTGTTTAAACTCATCGCTTGCGACTCATCAACCATTTCCCGGGCCTTTAGCTCAGCCGGCAGAGCGCCTCATTTGCAATGAGGAGGTCGGCGGTTCGAATCCGCCAAGGTCCACCAAAGTTTTCGGGACATGATGAAGTCGCCGGTTCGAATCCGGTAAGGTCCACATTTTCATATTAGCGGGAGAATTTCTCACGGCCGCGGCTTCGCTAATGTGGTGTTTGCTTGAGAAAGTTAGAACCTGTTGTCTGCAAGATCCAGAATAGCACAAAATCCGCCCAATTCGACAATTTTGACCCCCGACTGAGCGTCGCTTGCCCTTCCAGATGGCTATCTTCCAGGGCGGCGCTCGCAAAGGGGCAGCCGGGCTCGAATTGGGCTCAGGCCAACGCATTTTAGCCGCAGGTGGGGGTAAAAATATATATATAAATCGAAGCCAGTAGGCTTCGCGAATTTTTGGAAATTTAGACTGTTGAATAATGGCGGTTAATTTAAGCGCAATTCGTGGTAAAATAGAGGTAGAAAACAATCTAACTTTACCACGAAATATGTTCAAACAAACCAACAAAAATTCATTTTTCGGATATTTCTTGTATGATCAAATCGTTCCCAAGGATCACTTTTTAAGAAAGCTTGCCGCCGCGGTTGATTTTAATTTCGTCAACGAGCTTTGCCAGGATGCCTACCCGAATTTCGGAAAGGCGGGCAACCGCCCGTATGAACCGGCAATGCTGTTCAAGATTCTTCTGCTGGCTTTTCTCTACAATGTATCGTTGCGTGACATGGAAGAACAGATCAACGACCGCCTGTCATTTAAATGGTTTCTGGGATTGGCGGCCACCGATTCCGCGCCGGATCATTCCACGATTTCGGTATTCCGGGACAGGTTAAGGGAAAATGTCTTTCAAGAAATTTTCAACCAAATTGTCAAACAAGCCGATGGAAAAGGACTGATTCATGATCGTTTGAAGATCATTGATTCCACCGATATCGCCGCCAATGTTGACTTGGCTAGATTGGTTAAGGAACATCGCGATGACGACAAATCCGATGGCAATACTTTCATCGATGACAACAGCCCCGACCAAGATGCGCGCTTCGGGCGCAAATCCGATCAGAAGCAAATCTATGGATTCAAACAGCATACCGCCATTGACGCCGATTCGGGAATCATCGAAGCGATGAAAATAACTCCGGCCAACGTGCTTGATATGGATGTCGTGGAACCGCTACTCAAACCGCTCAAAAAATCAACCGATGGCAGAAAGAAAACCAAAGCGACTCTGGACAAGGGCTACGACACAAACGAAAATCACGCGCTTTTG is a window of Candidatus Nealsonbacteria bacterium DGGOD1a DNA encoding:
- a CDS encoding OFA family MFS transporter; the encoded protein is MKHNRWFVVLGALLIQVSLGAIYIYSVFKPALKEHFPTWSATDIALPAQVLLGIGALIMIVAGKIQDKIGPKITAIIGAFILLLGMCIAAKAQTLLQFVFGFGVLGGIGIYAAYVCPIATCVKWFPDKRGLITGLAVAGFGAGGLVFAPLASYLIAHIGIMAALFYLGLVYFFAIVAGAQLMRVPPAGYCPAGWMPPVAAINQKADFTTKEMVQTRRFWILWITYFIGCAAGLMVIMNLVNIWQAQVASGFAKIAGIITAVQFSQILAQGTLAVMAVSILNSSGRIVWGLISDKMGREKTLMAIFALCGIALLILGGLNSFWSFAAVASLIGFCFGGFLALYPAITADYFGAKNIGANYGLMFTAYGAGGLVGPWLAPKLLLAVRDVPYETVDTAGKTIVKLMEAGSYANSFILAGILCLAAAFLVLKLKHQ
- a CDS encoding IS5 family transposase; translated protein: MFKQTNKNSFFGYFLYDQIVPKDHFLRKLAAAVDFNFVNELCQDAYPNFGKAGNRPYEPAMLFKILLLAFLYNVSLRDMEEQINDRLSFKWFLGLAATDSAPDHSTISVFRDRLRENVFQEIFNQIVKQADGKGLIHDRLKIIDSTDIAANVDLARLVKEHRDDDKSDGNTFIDDNSPDQDARFGRKSDQKQIYGFKQHTAIDADSGIIEAMKITPANVLDMDVVEPLLKPLKKSTDGRKKTKATLDKGYDTNENHALLEKYGFKSFIIIKKNRKVEKLKQRMKTAIYKKTIGERYKVERIFAESKSNHGLAKCRWPGKWKTEIQAYVTASVLNCKRIVTLLSPIAA